One segment of Pseudanabaena sp. FACHB-2040 DNA contains the following:
- a CDS encoding glutathione S-transferase family protein: MITLYHTPISLNSRRVWVTLLEKGLSFDLVKVNLTGGEQYQPEFLAMNPFHHIPVLVDDETTVIESFAILDYLEAKYPTPALLPKEANAIAKVRMVQMVVLNELTTALGPLTRQFMGFGEASPEELDKAKQQVAVSLKFFESKLGDQTFFGGEQLTLADIVLGIITPWFDELALPLADYPGLQAWTARLMERPAWKTTQATPEEIEAFKVRAREMMARRR; this comes from the coding sequence ATGATCACGCTGTACCACACACCCATTTCGCTTAATTCCCGCCGAGTCTGGGTAACCCTGTTGGAAAAGGGTCTGTCCTTTGATCTGGTGAAGGTCAACCTTACCGGGGGCGAGCAGTACCAGCCAGAGTTCCTGGCAATGAACCCGTTTCACCACATTCCGGTGCTGGTGGACGATGAGACTACAGTGATCGAGTCCTTCGCCATATTGGATTACCTGGAAGCGAAGTATCCGACTCCGGCACTGCTGCCAAAAGAGGCAAATGCGATCGCAAAAGTCCGCATGGTGCAGATGGTTGTGCTAAATGAGCTGACGACCGCTCTTGGCCCACTCACCCGCCAGTTTATGGGGTTTGGCGAAGCGTCACCGGAAGAACTGGACAAGGCTAAGCAGCAGGTTGCCGTCTCCCTAAAATTCTTTGAGTCAAAGCTGGGAGATCAGACCTTCTTCGGCGGCGAACAGCTGACGCTGGCCGACATTGTTTTAGGCATTATCACGCCTTGGTTCGACGAGCTGGCGCTGCCCCTGGCCGACTATCCGGGCCTGCAAGCCTGGACGGCTCGACTGATGGAGCGACCCGCCTGGAAGACCACCCAGGCCACACCGGAGGAAATCGAAGCCTTTAAGGTGCGCGCCCGCGAAATGATGGCACGCCGACGTTAG
- the rfbB gene encoding dTDP-glucose 4,6-dehydratase, which translates to MTELSLKRLLVTGGSGFIGSNFVRHWAQQRPGEKIWVLDALTYAGNAKTLADLVETGAVELVKGDICDRTLVTTLLQDHAIDAVVHFAAESHVDRSILGPEAFVQTNVVGTFTLLEAFRQYWQAQGQPSQFRFLHVSTDEVYGSLGPEDPAFSETTPYAPNSPYSASKAGSDHLARAYFHTYGLPTLITNCSNNYGPYHFPEKLIPLMCVNMLLGKPLPVYGDGQNIRDWLYVEDHCRAIDRVLHQAQPGETYNIGGQAEVKNIDLVHTLCDLMDELAEDLPVRPCRDLITFVKDRPGHDRRYAMDITKIQTQLGWSPSVTLEQGLRQTVQWYLTHRDWWMPLLSAEYQSYYRKIYG; encoded by the coding sequence TTGACAGAACTTTCTTTAAAGCGGCTGCTGGTGACTGGCGGTTCGGGCTTTATTGGCTCTAACTTTGTGCGGCACTGGGCCCAACAGCGACCGGGCGAAAAGATTTGGGTGCTAGATGCCCTGACCTACGCGGGCAATGCCAAAACCCTAGCCGATTTGGTTGAGACTGGGGCGGTGGAGCTAGTGAAGGGGGATATTTGCGATCGCACCCTCGTTACCACCCTGCTGCAGGATCATGCGATCGACGCTGTGGTTCACTTCGCTGCCGAGTCCCACGTGGATCGCTCTATCCTCGGACCCGAGGCCTTTGTGCAGACCAACGTCGTTGGCACCTTCACCCTGCTCGAAGCCTTTCGCCAGTATTGGCAGGCTCAGGGGCAGCCGTCACAGTTTCGCTTTTTGCATGTCTCTACCGACGAGGTGTACGGCAGCCTAGGGCCAGAAGACCCGGCCTTTTCAGAAACCACGCCCTATGCTCCCAACAGCCCCTACTCAGCTTCTAAGGCGGGCAGCGACCACCTGGCCCGTGCCTACTTCCACACCTACGGCCTGCCCACCCTGATTACCAACTGCTCCAACAACTACGGCCCCTACCACTTCCCTGAAAAGCTCATTCCCCTGATGTGCGTCAACATGCTGCTGGGCAAGCCTCTGCCCGTCTACGGTGACGGCCAGAACATCCGGGATTGGCTGTATGTGGAAGATCACTGCCGCGCCATCGACAGAGTGCTGCACCAGGCCCAGCCAGGCGAAACCTACAATATCGGGGGCCAAGCCGAGGTCAAAAACATTGACCTGGTTCATACCCTGTGCGACCTGATGGATGAACTGGCAGAGGATCTGCCGGTACGCCCCTGCCGCGACCTGATCACCTTCGTCAAGGATCGGCCTGGTCACGACCGTCGCTACGCGATGGACATTACCAAGATCCAGACTCAGCTCGGCTGGTCGCCCAGTGTGACGCTAGAGCAAGGGCTGCGGCAGACTGTTCAGTGGTATCTAACTCACCGCGACTGGTGGATGCCGCTGCTGTCGGCCGAGTATCAGAGCTACTACCGCAAGATTTACGGCTGA
- the cobA gene encoding uroporphyrinogen-III C-methyltransferase produces the protein MTTGKVYLVGAGPGDLAYLTLRGYQVLGQAEALVHDALVNSDWLALLPPTCEQFDVGKRGGQPSPPQTEIDRLLVDLCQQGRQVVRLKSGDPFIFGRTTSEIQALKGAGCAFEVVPGLSSALAAPLLAGIPLTDSVWGHGFSVVTAHDMDLLDWRALAQIQTVVVLMGARNLGAIAARLRASGKRPETPVAVIRWAGQPQQQVWQGTLLNIDQVTKGEKLSPCVIVIGEVVGLRPYLMGSERPALTMSELGSLANTVPPAAAPAMPLTGKTILVTRSLGQSSQFTKLLQAQGAQVVEMPALEICPPSSWAELDDAIAHLSRFNWLILTSANGVNYFLERLLAAGKDVRSLAGIKIAVVGKKTAAVLGQWGLAPDFVPPDFVADALVEHFPEPVDGLKVLFPRVESGSREVLIEELTAAGAQVVAVAAYESGCPRELDPQAIAALQSGSVDVVTFASSKTVRHFSALVEQGLGPDWLSFLAEVAIASIGPQTSITCQELLGRVDIEAAEYTLDGLTEAISTWAGSGSSV, from the coding sequence GTGACCACAGGTAAGGTGTATCTGGTAGGAGCAGGGCCAGGGGATCTGGCCTATCTCACCTTGAGGGGGTATCAAGTGCTGGGGCAAGCCGAGGCGCTGGTGCACGATGCGCTAGTGAATAGCGACTGGTTGGCGCTGCTGCCGCCAACGTGTGAGCAGTTTGATGTAGGCAAACGGGGCGGCCAACCCAGCCCACCGCAGACTGAGATCGATCGGCTGCTGGTGGATCTGTGCCAGCAGGGGCGGCAGGTGGTGCGGCTGAAAAGTGGCGACCCTTTTATCTTTGGACGCACGACTTCAGAGATTCAGGCGCTCAAGGGGGCGGGGTGTGCCTTTGAAGTGGTACCGGGCCTTTCCTCGGCGCTGGCTGCGCCGCTGTTAGCTGGAATTCCGCTGACCGATTCGGTGTGGGGGCACGGATTTTCGGTAGTCACAGCTCACGATATGGATTTGCTGGACTGGCGGGCCTTAGCTCAGATACAGACGGTGGTTGTGCTGATGGGGGCGCGTAATTTAGGTGCGATCGCAGCTCGACTGCGCGCTAGCGGCAAGCGGCCCGAAACTCCAGTAGCGGTGATTCGTTGGGCTGGTCAGCCTCAGCAGCAGGTTTGGCAGGGCACGCTGCTCAATATTGACCAGGTGACGAAAGGGGAAAAGCTATCGCCCTGCGTGATTGTGATTGGAGAAGTGGTAGGATTGCGTCCGTATTTAATGGGAAGTGAGCGGCCAGCATTAACCATGTCTGAACTGGGAAGCCTCGCTAATACCGTTCCCCCGGCTGCAGCCCCAGCAATGCCTTTAACTGGCAAAACCATCTTGGTCACGCGCTCACTCGGGCAGTCGAGCCAGTTCACCAAGCTGCTGCAGGCTCAAGGAGCCCAGGTGGTGGAGATGCCTGCCCTGGAGATTTGCCCCCCTTCTAGTTGGGCAGAGTTGGATGATGCGATCGCACATCTCTCCCGCTTTAACTGGCTGATCCTAACTTCGGCTAACGGGGTGAACTATTTTCTAGAGCGACTGCTGGCGGCTGGAAAGGATGTGCGATCGCTCGCCGGGATCAAAATTGCTGTGGTGGGCAAAAAAACGGCAGCGGTATTGGGGCAGTGGGGGCTAGCGCCGGACTTTGTGCCCCCAGACTTTGTGGCCGATGCGCTGGTGGAGCATTTTCCGGAGCCGGTAGACGGGCTGAAAGTGCTTTTTCCCCGCGTCGAGAGCGGCAGCCGGGAAGTGCTGATCGAAGAACTCACGGCTGCGGGGGCACAGGTGGTGGCAGTAGCAGCCTATGAGTCGGGCTGCCCCCGCGAACTGGATCCGCAAGCCATCGCCGCGCTACAGTCTGGTTCGGTAGACGTGGTCACCTTTGCCAGCTCTAAGACGGTGCGGCACTTTAGCGCCCTAGTAGAGCAGGGGTTAGGCCCCGATTGGCTGAGCTTCCTGGCAGAGGTTGCCATTGCCTCGATTGGGCCACAAACTTCAATCACCTGTCAGGAATTGCTAGGACGGGTAGACATCGAAGCGGCAGAGTATACCCTAGACGGCCTGACTGAGGCGATCAGCACATGGGCAGGCAGCGGATCATCGGTCTGA